Proteins encoded by one window of Cellvibrio sp. KY-GH-1:
- a CDS encoding YfiR/HmsC family protein codes for MLTSAFLPLGINWRFASETLRRAVFMLLCATWVTFVSATASALDKQKITVSYLYNFAKNIEWPNQATMTSFDIGIYGTYNPALMDELTVLKQRVKLRDLPISVTQVNRVDSLAKFHLVYVEQASAKTISDIYDVLEGKPVLLVTHAYDNKQLVMINLTPTNDDRLKFEVNKSNIINHGLTPLPELILNGGTEIDVAKLYREGQASLVALQKQLHGREKALNELSVSIQKQQATNDQLQVQMASLSQNIQKSDALIAEQKKQLEKQQIQIEASKLERESLLNEVAQRTRELDEQQRHLDNIRKEIDTREKRLTFLNSTIKSQEDIILKQKDAIVNLDELVDSQKVALRYLWGSVILGALLIVTVLIAYTVKRRDNQRLAAHSQDLQMARDRLAIAKRKAEDASQAKSEFLSLMSHELRTPLQAIIGYTEVVIEELKLADDEHHVKDLTRVIANSERLLKLINSVLDLAKIESGRMDLDLAEVKLSSLVDEAVGTVAPLIEKNAIRLVLDVDDGETLPKADPEKLLHILINLLGNAIKFAPNGQVRIKAYHQPKRIFISVADSGIGISAEQQAGIFDPFKQADSGTTRKFQGSGLGLSITRQLCELMGGSIHVESELGAGAKFIVELPLPMNPTPVAIQKNDAEESFPSAPLSNPDAIGEHVVMIDDDPAFLDVMARTIRAEGYQVHTASDAESGWRLIQSIKPQVITLDLLLPDQHGWILFERIKEDPDVCDIPVIVVSMIEERKRFNRRPAEEYLTKPVRRETLKHAIQKLAPRTE; via the coding sequence ATGCTGACATCAGCCTTTTTACCTTTGGGTATTAACTGGCGCTTCGCGTCAGAAACCTTACGCCGTGCAGTTTTTATGTTGCTTTGTGCGACATGGGTGACATTTGTCAGTGCCACCGCTAGTGCATTGGATAAACAAAAAATAACCGTCTCTTACCTGTATAACTTTGCGAAAAATATTGAGTGGCCTAATCAGGCGACCATGACGTCTTTTGATATTGGTATTTACGGCACCTATAACCCGGCGCTGATGGATGAATTAACAGTATTAAAACAGCGCGTTAAATTGCGTGACTTACCGATTAGCGTGACTCAGGTAAACCGGGTCGATTCATTGGCGAAATTCCATCTTGTGTATGTAGAGCAGGCAAGCGCTAAAACAATTAGTGATATTTACGATGTATTGGAAGGTAAGCCGGTATTGTTGGTGACACACGCTTATGACAATAAGCAACTGGTGATGATAAATCTGACGCCCACCAATGACGATCGCCTGAAGTTCGAAGTTAATAAGTCCAACATCATCAACCACGGCTTAACTCCTTTGCCCGAGTTAATATTAAATGGCGGTACTGAAATTGATGTGGCAAAGCTCTATCGCGAGGGACAAGCATCACTCGTTGCATTGCAAAAGCAATTGCACGGCCGAGAAAAAGCGCTGAATGAGTTAAGCGTATCGATTCAAAAGCAGCAGGCGACTAACGATCAACTGCAAGTGCAAATGGCATCGCTTAGCCAAAACATCCAAAAAAGCGACGCGTTAATTGCGGAGCAAAAAAAGCAACTTGAAAAACAACAGATACAAATTGAAGCGAGTAAGTTGGAGCGCGAAAGCTTGCTCAATGAAGTGGCCCAGCGTACTCGGGAGCTGGATGAACAGCAGCGACACCTGGATAACATCCGCAAGGAAATTGATACGCGAGAAAAGCGCTTGACCTTCCTCAATAGCACCATTAAATCCCAGGAAGATATCATCCTCAAACAAAAAGATGCCATTGTGAATTTGGACGAGTTGGTCGATTCACAAAAAGTTGCCCTGCGTTATTTGTGGGGCTCGGTCATCCTGGGCGCACTCTTGATTGTAACCGTATTGATCGCATACACGGTAAAACGGCGCGATAACCAGCGCCTTGCCGCGCACAGCCAGGATTTGCAAATGGCACGTGATCGGCTGGCCATTGCCAAACGCAAAGCGGAAGATGCAAGCCAGGCGAAGAGCGAATTCCTGTCGTTGATGAGTCACGAGTTGCGTACCCCGTTGCAGGCCATTATCGGGTATACGGAGGTGGTCATCGAAGAATTAAAATTGGCTGACGATGAGCATCACGTAAAAGACTTAACGCGCGTAATTGCCAATAGTGAGCGCCTGTTGAAATTAATTAATAGCGTGCTGGATTTGGCCAAGATTGAATCTGGTCGTATGGATCTTGATCTGGCAGAAGTAAAACTCTCCAGCCTGGTTGACGAAGCTGTTGGGACAGTAGCACCGCTGATTGAGAAGAACGCTATTCGGTTGGTGTTGGATGTCGATGATGGTGAAACCCTGCCAAAAGCAGATCCAGAAAAATTACTGCATATACTCATTAATTTATTAGGTAATGCGATCAAGTTTGCGCCCAATGGACAGGTACGCATCAAAGCCTATCATCAACCAAAACGTATTTTTATCAGCGTGGCTGACAGTGGCATTGGTATATCGGCGGAGCAGCAGGCGGGCATTTTTGATCCATTCAAGCAGGCGGATTCCGGTACAACGCGTAAATTCCAGGGTAGCGGTTTGGGCTTGTCTATTACGCGCCAGCTTTGCGAATTAATGGGCGGCAGTATTCATGTCGAAAGTGAATTGGGCGCAGGCGCCAAATTTATTGTGGAGCTGCCACTACCAATGAATCCCACCCCGGTGGCGATACAAAAAAATGATGCAGAAGAGTCATTCCCCTCAGCGCCATTATCCAATCCGGACGCTATAGGTGAACATGTCGTAATGATTGATGATGATCCGGCATTTTTGGATGTAATGGCGCGCACCATTCGCGCCGAGGGTTATCAGGTACATACGGCGAGTGATGCGGAAAGTGGCTGGCGATTGATTCAGTCCATTAAACCCCAGGTAATTACGCTCGATTTATTGCTGCCAGACCAGCACGGCTGGATTTTATTTGAGCGTATCAAGGAAGATCCGGATGTGTGCGATATACCGGTAATTGTGGTCTCCATGATCGAGGAGCGAAAACGATTTAATCGTCGGCCAGCGGAAGAATACCTCACTAAACCGGTTAGACGCGAAACACTAAAACACGCTATTCAAAAGCTCGCACCTCGTACTGAATAG
- a CDS encoding TonB-dependent siderophore receptor: protein MRLSPVAKFSLALLPFVIAAAARAASEPSSAPEDFYNLSLAELGQVEISIATGNSTPLDRAPAAATVITASEIEALGARSLNEVLESVPGLHVGLSSLSRLDSVYSIRGIHTGFNSQVLLMINGVAVQSSLQGGRPSLLKIPASGIDRVEVIRGPGSAVYGADAYAGVINVITKDASVIDSTKIGGGAGAFGSRDLWLQTANQWRDWGVSLSMAYQESNGDSDRVVNTDLQSLLDRGLGTTASNAPGALSTRYQIVDTHLTLTSEKTQFNLWSWISNDAGVGAGGAQALDINGSDESNLLLMDATYHFDDAGGDWDNSARFSYLYYDLQTRFTLLPANSLIPIGVDGNVNAVEPAGLVSFPDGLIGQPGQESVDTQLDLISIYSGWESHRIRFAVGSKHQTLEAREYKNFGPGVITTIVPVVSGKLTDVSDSEYVFLPDSSRTIAYFSLQDEWQITSSLELTSGVRYDDYSDFGGTTNPRIALVWAGTEQLTTKLMYGSAFRAPSFTEQGSKNNPVSLGNSDLDPEQIDTVELSFNYLATKDFQTSLTLFRYQARDMIEFVSANVATIKMAQNARDQDGDGFELEMNWKPLSSLHFSSSYSYQDAKDVSTNQPIADAPGQQIKVNMNWEFAPDWSLNNQWIYVADRERRAGDIRPAIDDYTWVDLVLTRKNIIPQVDASFAVRNLGDADAREPSSGEIADDYPLESRSVWLQLSYQFD from the coding sequence ATGCGCTTGTCTCCTGTGGCAAAATTTTCGCTTGCACTTCTTCCTTTCGTTATTGCCGCTGCTGCACGGGCAGCATCGGAACCCTCGTCCGCCCCGGAAGATTTTTATAATCTCAGCCTTGCTGAATTGGGGCAGGTTGAAATTTCAATTGCTACGGGCAATAGCACTCCATTGGATCGCGCTCCGGCTGCAGCCACGGTGATTACTGCCAGTGAAATCGAAGCCTTGGGTGCGCGGAGTCTCAACGAGGTTCTGGAATCCGTACCCGGGCTCCATGTGGGGCTCTCTAGTTTGAGTCGCCTTGATTCTGTTTATTCCATTCGCGGTATCCATACCGGCTTTAATTCCCAAGTCCTGTTAATGATTAATGGCGTTGCAGTGCAATCAAGCTTGCAGGGTGGGCGGCCATCTTTGCTGAAAATTCCGGCCTCTGGAATTGACCGTGTTGAAGTTATTCGCGGGCCAGGTTCTGCCGTTTACGGTGCGGATGCTTATGCTGGTGTAATCAACGTAATTACGAAAGATGCTTCAGTCATAGACTCTACCAAAATAGGTGGTGGTGCAGGAGCTTTTGGAAGTCGTGATTTGTGGTTACAAACCGCTAATCAATGGCGGGACTGGGGCGTATCTCTGAGCATGGCTTATCAGGAGAGCAATGGCGACAGTGATCGTGTAGTCAATACCGATTTGCAATCCTTACTGGATAGGGGTTTGGGAACTACCGCGTCTAACGCTCCAGGAGCACTGTCGACACGTTACCAAATTGTGGATACGCACCTGACTCTCACCAGTGAGAAAACGCAATTTAATTTATGGAGTTGGATTTCCAATGATGCCGGCGTAGGTGCGGGTGGTGCGCAGGCGTTGGATATTAATGGCAGCGATGAAAGTAATCTGCTGTTAATGGATGCAACCTACCATTTTGATGATGCGGGTGGCGACTGGGATAATAGTGCCCGTTTTAGCTACCTCTATTACGACCTGCAAACCCGTTTTACGCTCTTGCCCGCAAATAGTCTGATACCTATTGGAGTTGATGGCAATGTTAATGCCGTCGAGCCTGCTGGTTTGGTGTCTTTTCCCGATGGTTTAATCGGGCAGCCAGGGCAGGAATCTGTCGACACTCAACTGGATTTGATTTCAATTTATTCGGGCTGGGAATCGCATCGAATAAGGTTTGCTGTGGGTTCAAAGCATCAAACCTTGGAAGCGCGTGAATACAAAAATTTTGGCCCGGGCGTGATAACCACCATTGTTCCTGTGGTGTCGGGAAAACTCACCGATGTTAGTGATTCAGAATATGTTTTTTTGCCCGATAGTTCGCGAACTATCGCTTATTTTTCATTACAAGATGAATGGCAGATTACCTCGTCCCTGGAGCTAACGTCTGGTGTACGCTACGACGATTACTCCGATTTTGGTGGAACAACCAATCCACGTATTGCGCTGGTGTGGGCTGGAACAGAACAGCTCACTACTAAATTAATGTATGGCAGTGCCTTTCGTGCTCCTTCATTTACTGAGCAGGGGTCCAAAAATAATCCGGTATCTCTTGGTAATTCTGATTTGGATCCAGAGCAAATAGACACTGTCGAGCTATCGTTCAATTATTTAGCGACCAAAGATTTCCAGACCTCCCTAACGCTATTTCGCTATCAGGCGCGCGATATGATTGAGTTTGTCTCCGCCAATGTTGCTACGATAAAAATGGCGCAAAACGCACGCGATCAGGACGGTGACGGCTTTGAACTGGAGATGAATTGGAAACCGCTTTCTTCATTGCATTTTTCTAGCAGCTATTCCTATCAGGATGCAAAAGATGTAAGCACCAATCAGCCAATTGCGGATGCACCGGGGCAACAGATTAAAGTAAATATGAATTGGGAGTTTGCGCCTGATTGGTCTCTGAATAATCAGTGGATTTATGTTGCTGATCGCGAGCGCCGTGCGGGGGATATACGCCCCGCAATTGATGATTATACCTGGGTGGATTTGGTGCTAACGCGAAAAAATATAATTCCACAAGTTGATGCATCGTTCGCGGTGAGAAATCTCGGCGATGCCGACGCGCGCGAACCCAGCAGTGGCGAAATTGCTGATGATTACCCGTTGGAGTCGCGTAGCGTCTGGTTGCAATTAAGTTATCAGTTCGATTAA
- a CDS encoding chemotaxis response regulator protein-glutamate methylesterase, whose amino-acid sequence MTINVLVVDDSAVVRQVLSGVLNEAPDITVYATASDPIFAQQQMQKKWPDVVLLDIEMPRMDGLTFLRHLMQERPTPVIICSSLAEKGAELTLQALAAGAIDIITKPQLGVKDFLLEAKHLLWQTVRGAAGAHVSRRSHTIETKQVTPVVPVSDLVTMTATTDTIIVIGTSTGGTQALEEVLSKIPRTCPGIAVVQHMPEKFTAAFAKRLDGLCEVDVKEAESGDRLIPGRVLIAPGGHHLEVQRSGAQYIAKVFRGPSVNRHCPSVDVLFRSAARSAGRNAMGIIMTGMGDDGARGLLEMRQVGCRTIAQDEQSCVVFGMPKEAINMGAAKEIMPLSQIPTVLGARL is encoded by the coding sequence ATGACTATTAATGTGTTGGTAGTAGATGATTCAGCGGTGGTGCGCCAAGTGCTTAGCGGTGTACTGAATGAAGCACCGGACATAACAGTTTATGCCACGGCATCTGACCCTATTTTTGCGCAGCAGCAGATGCAAAAAAAATGGCCGGATGTTGTTTTGCTGGATATTGAAATGCCGCGGATGGATGGCCTGACCTTTTTGCGTCACTTGATGCAAGAGCGACCAACTCCGGTAATCATTTGCTCGTCATTGGCAGAGAAGGGTGCTGAACTAACCCTGCAAGCGCTGGCAGCCGGGGCGATAGATATAATTACCAAGCCGCAATTGGGCGTGAAAGATTTTTTATTGGAAGCCAAGCACCTGCTCTGGCAAACCGTGCGCGGCGCAGCCGGTGCCCATGTGTCGCGGCGCAGCCATACGATAGAAACAAAACAGGTTACACCGGTTGTTCCAGTATCTGATTTGGTGACCATGACCGCGACTACCGACACAATTATTGTGATAGGTACTTCCACGGGCGGCACCCAGGCGCTGGAAGAGGTGTTGAGCAAAATTCCTCGCACCTGCCCGGGAATTGCCGTTGTACAGCATATGCCTGAAAAGTTCACCGCCGCCTTTGCCAAGCGTTTGGACGGGTTGTGCGAGGTAGATGTAAAAGAAGCTGAGTCGGGGGATCGCTTGATTCCCGGGCGGGTATTGATTGCGCCGGGCGGGCATCATCTGGAAGTGCAGCGCTCCGGTGCGCAATACATTGCCAAGGTATTTCGCGGGCCGAGTGTTAATCGGCACTGCCCTTCGGTGGATGTATTATTTCGCTCGGCGGCTCGCTCGGCGGGGCGCAATGCAATGGGAATTATTATGACGGGTATGGGGGATGATGGTGCCAGGGGATTATTGGAAATGCGTCAGGTAGGTTGCAGAACTATTGCGCAGGATGAGCAGTCCTGTGTGGTATTTGGTATGCCCAAGGAGGCCATCAATATGGGGGCTGCAAAAGAAATTATGCCTTTATCGCAAATTCCAACGGTCCTGGGGGCCAGGCTATGA
- a CDS encoding EAL domain-containing protein, translating to MKSAISDLSVLVTDDSLTQRQYAKELCQDLGVSSLYDAANGVDALEVLDANSVDVILIDLEMPIMDGVELIRSIAQKKLNSSVIILSAKDPILIASVGTMAEADGLHVIGTFQKPLLADVLQCSLLRFIQDSKVSAEPKKANDNEVTALELSEALANRDLTLAFQPKLTTQGLLLRGVEALARWRHPTKGMISPAVFIELAERHGMIDALTHYLLEEAFKHKRSWQQYGLRFHLAFNLSPLSLADADLVDWLCKMANDYGIAPAEVTFEVTENALLGELASAIRTLARLRLKGFHIAIDDYGTGFANAQQLSRVPATELKIDRSLVHSAAVRPQQKTILASTVDLAKNLKLTTVAEGVETEEDYKILLDLGVDLVQGYYFAKPMFPDDLLAWVKTGLSQLRKQQEHK from the coding sequence ATGAAATCTGCGATTTCCGACTTAAGTGTACTGGTTACGGACGACAGCCTGACCCAGCGTCAGTACGCCAAAGAGCTGTGTCAGGATTTGGGGGTTAGCTCGCTCTATGATGCGGCGAACGGTGTTGATGCTTTGGAAGTTCTGGATGCAAATAGTGTCGATGTGATCCTGATTGATTTGGAAATGCCGATCATGGACGGCGTCGAGTTAATTCGCTCTATCGCGCAAAAAAAATTGAATTCCAGTGTGATTATTCTCAGCGCAAAAGATCCGATACTGATTGCCAGTGTGGGGACTATGGCAGAGGCTGATGGGTTGCACGTGATTGGCACTTTTCAAAAACCCCTTTTAGCGGATGTACTTCAATGCAGTTTGTTGCGCTTTATTCAAGACAGCAAAGTATCTGCTGAACCCAAAAAGGCCAACGACAATGAAGTTACTGCCCTCGAGTTAAGCGAGGCATTGGCAAATCGAGATTTAACCCTGGCGTTCCAACCCAAGTTGACGACCCAGGGTTTGTTGCTGCGCGGTGTGGAAGCATTAGCGCGGTGGCGCCATCCAACCAAGGGGATGATTTCACCGGCGGTATTTATCGAATTGGCGGAGCGTCACGGCATGATTGACGCTCTTACCCATTATTTGTTGGAGGAGGCTTTCAAGCACAAACGCAGTTGGCAGCAGTATGGTTTGCGTTTCCATCTTGCTTTTAACCTATCGCCATTGTCACTGGCGGATGCGGATTTGGTGGACTGGCTTTGCAAGATGGCGAATGACTATGGTATTGCGCCGGCGGAAGTTACCTTTGAGGTAACTGAAAATGCCCTTCTGGGTGAATTGGCCAGCGCTATTCGCACGCTCGCACGTTTGCGGCTGAAAGGCTTCCACATCGCGATAGATGATTACGGTACGGGATTTGCCAACGCGCAGCAGTTATCACGAGTGCCCGCAACGGAATTAAAAATTGACCGCTCGCTGGTCCATAGCGCCGCTGTGCGACCGCAACAAAAAACCATCCTGGCCAGTACTGTTGATTTGGCTAAAAACCTCAAGCTCACTACCGTGGCGGAAGGCGTAGAAACCGAAGAGGATTATAAAATCCTGTTAGATTTAGGGGTGGATCTGGTTCAGGGCTATTATTTCGCCAAACCAATGTTTCCCGATGATTTATTGGCCTGGGTAAAAACAGGCTTGAGTCAATTGCGCAAACAGCAAGAACACAAATAA
- a CDS encoding citrate/2-methylcitrate synthase — protein sequence MQDPKHDQVRSRNEPFVAKTATRIWQEIPDADNPYLARAAYCYGYDLLELMSRRSFSDVFYLLFRGELPTPEQANIFEALMISLINPGPRHPATRAAMNVGVGKTNPLHILPIASAVLGGDYLGGGEIENAMRFLRKQHANSARDLFNEWADQSTSPDTLAAHGIYGFTQKYGGVDFLTQSIANQLSEMPGAGDCLRWGQDFARYLHPLGIGWSSTGVAAAVFADLGFHPRAGGCLFQLLGAPGLVAHGLELANKPITAMPFVSDDNYVIER from the coding sequence ATGCAAGATCCTAAACACGATCAGGTGCGCAGCCGCAACGAACCCTTTGTGGCGAAAACGGCAACGCGCATTTGGCAAGAAATTCCTGATGCAGATAACCCCTACCTTGCGCGCGCGGCTTACTGCTATGGTTATGATCTGCTGGAGTTGATGAGCAGACGATCATTTTCTGATGTTTTTTATTTGTTATTTCGCGGTGAGTTACCCACGCCAGAACAGGCGAACATTTTTGAAGCATTGATGATTAGCTTGATTAACCCCGGCCCTCGCCACCCCGCCACACGTGCCGCTATGAACGTGGGTGTTGGCAAAACTAACCCCTTGCATATTTTACCAATCGCCAGCGCGGTACTGGGTGGTGATTATCTCGGGGGTGGTGAAATTGAAAATGCGATGCGTTTTTTACGCAAACAACACGCTAATTCCGCACGGGATTTATTTAACGAATGGGCTGATCAGAGCACTTCTCCCGATACCCTTGCTGCCCATGGAATATATGGATTTACTCAAAAATATGGCGGTGTGGACTTCTTAACGCAATCTATTGCAAATCAGTTATCAGAAATGCCGGGAGCTGGCGATTGTTTGCGTTGGGGGCAGGATTTCGCGCGCTACTTACATCCTTTGGGAATTGGTTGGTCAAGTACAGGCGTTGCGGCCGCCGTATTTGCCGATTTGGGATTTCATCCGCGCGCGGGCGGTTGTTTGTTTCAATTGTTGGGCGCACCGGGACTCGTTGCCCATGGTCTTGAGTTGGCAAATAAGCCTATTACTGCCATGCCGTTTGTGAGTGATGATAATTATGTTATTGAACGATGA
- a CDS encoding VOC family protein: protein MNRMQPKLHAVHHVALICSDYEKSKHFYVNILGLEILAENYRAARDSWKLDLALPNGTQVELFSFPKPPARPSQPEACGLRHLAFVVRELDVVVDWLLANHIEVESVRVDEYTHKRFTFFKDPDGLPLELYELPALPQH from the coding sequence ATGAACAGAATGCAACCCAAGCTACATGCGGTGCATCATGTTGCGCTGATTTGTTCGGATTATGAAAAATCCAAACACTTTTATGTAAATATTCTGGGGTTGGAAATCCTGGCGGAAAATTATCGTGCAGCGCGCGACTCCTGGAAGCTTGATTTGGCATTGCCTAATGGTACCCAGGTGGAGCTTTTTTCCTTTCCCAAACCGCCGGCGCGGCCGTCCCAACCTGAAGCTTGCGGTTTGCGTCATCTGGCATTTGTGGTGCGCGAACTGGATGTGGTTGTGGATTGGTTGCTTGCCAATCATATTGAGGTAGAGTCGGTCCGGGTGGATGAATATACGCACAAACGGTTTACATTTTTTAAAGATCCGGATGGATTGCCACTGGAGCTTTACGAGTTACCTGCCTTGCCGCAGCATTAG
- a CDS encoding SDR family NAD(P)-dependent oxidoreductase, with translation MQKNALVTGGNSGIGYATAKLLKAKGYSVFICGRDQARIDKAAQELGVTAILADVGNAGDVLRLVNYFSDKPLSALVNNAAVAHFIPLPLITSADFDQFMNVNLRAPLELIKGLLPSLQQVGGSITNVSSAVVNNGLANAALYAATKGALEAVTKSLAIELAPVGIRINAVSPGAIDTPIIGKLGFDEPTQAAIKAHMETTIPLKRFGRPEEVAEVIVAQLESSYTTGAIWAVDGGVNVT, from the coding sequence ATGCAAAAAAATGCGTTGGTGACAGGTGGAAACTCAGGCATAGGTTATGCGACAGCGAAGCTATTAAAGGCCAAGGGTTATTCAGTGTTTATTTGTGGTCGTGATCAGGCGCGAATCGATAAAGCAGCGCAGGAACTTGGGGTAACGGCAATTCTTGCTGATGTTGGCAATGCAGGCGATGTGTTGCGGCTGGTAAATTATTTTTCCGATAAACCGTTGAGTGCTCTGGTAAATAATGCGGCTGTTGCGCATTTTATTCCTTTGCCGTTAATTACCAGCGCTGATTTTGACCAGTTTATGAATGTCAATTTGCGCGCGCCATTGGAATTAATTAAAGGGTTGTTACCTTCGCTGCAACAAGTCGGCGGAAGTATTACGAATGTTTCATCGGCAGTTGTAAATAATGGCTTAGCGAATGCGGCGCTCTATGCGGCGACTAAGGGAGCTTTGGAGGCAGTGACTAAAAGCCTCGCTATTGAATTAGCGCCCGTCGGCATTCGCATTAACGCCGTTTCACCCGGCGCGATAGACACCCCGATTATTGGTAAGCTGGGTTTTGATGAGCCTACTCAGGCAGCGATTAAGGCCCATATGGAAACGACTATTCCATTAAAACGTTTTGGTCGCCCGGAAGAAGTAGCAGAAGTCATTGTGGCGCAGTTGGAGTCTAGCTATACCACCGGCGCAATCTGGGCGGTGGATGGTGGTGTTAATGTAACTTAA